The DNA window CTTGTGCAAATAAACAAAACTAGTTCATCCATGCTCATCAAATGCACCTCCTCACCAGCATCAAACTGCAGTGTTCACTTTCCCTTCTTCTGGGCAGCCTTGGTAACCTTGGCACCAGTTGGGTCCTTCTTGTCAACGTTCTTGACAACACCGACAGCAACAGTTTGCCTCATGTCCCTCACAGCAAAACGACCCAATGGTGGGTACTCAGCAAAAGTCTCAACAACCATAGGCTTGGTGGGAATCATCTTAACCATACCTGCATCACCATTCTTCAAGAACTTAGGCTCCTTTTCAAGTTCCTTACCTGAACGCCTGTCAATCTTGGTCAAGATCTCAGCAAACTTGACAGCAATGTGGGAAGTGTGGCAGTCGAGCACTGGTGCATATCCGTTTCCAATCTGGCCAGGATGGTTCATGATGATGACCTGGGCAGTGAAGCTGGCTGCCCCCTTAGCTGGGTCATccttggagtttgaggcaacaAAACCACGTTTTAGATCCTTAACAGCAACATTCTTAACGTTGAACCCAACATTGTCACCAGGGAGTGCCTCCTGGAGAGCTTCGTGGTGCATCTCTACAGACTTGACTTCAGTTGTCAAACCAGTAGGGCCAAAGGTCACAACCATACCAGGCTTGATCACACCAGTCTCTACACGACCAACAGGGACAGTTCCAATACCACCAATCTTGTAAACATCCTGAAGTGGAAGACGGAGGGGTTTGTCTGATGGCCTCTTGGGCTCATTAATCTGGTCAAGAGCATCAAGGAGGGTTGGGCCCTTGTACCAGTCAAGATTGGTAGACCTCTCAATCATGTTATCTCCTTCAAAACCAGAGATGGGGACGAATGGGATTTTGTCAGGGTTGTAACCGACCTTCTTGAGGTAGGAAGAAACTTCCTTCACGATTTCATCATACCTAGCCTTGGAGTACTTGGGGGTGGTAGCATCcatctataaaaaataataacagaATTAGTATGACATGTACAGCTTAAATTAACGATTAATTCCATCTATGAATAAAAGCAAACCTTGTTACAGCAGCAAATCATTTGCTTGACACCAAGGGTAAAAGCAAGCAATGCATGTTCACGTGTCTGACCATCTTTAGAGATACCAGCTTCAAAACCACCAGTGGTGGAGTCAATAATGAGGACAGCACAGTCAGCCTGGGAGGTACCAGTGATCATGTTCTTGATAAAGTCCCTGTGTCCAGGGGCATCAATCACAGTGCAATAGTACTTAGTGGTCTCAAACTTCCACAAAGCAATATCAATGGTGATACCACGCTCACGTTCAGCCTTAAGTTTGTCAAGCACCCAGGCATACTTGAATGACCTCTTGTTCATCTCAGCAGCTTCCTTCTCAAACCTCTCAATAACACGCTTGTCAATACCACCAAGCTTGTAGATCAAGTGACCCGTGGTGGTCGACTTTCCAGAGTCGACGTGGCCAATGACCACAATACTGATGTGaatcttttccttacccatgATGCTTTAGAATCTAAAGATCAGCAGAAAACAGAAaaccaagaattaattttatgacaccaaaaataatttctaaaaactCTGGGCTAATTGTTCTACTTGAAACTTAGATCTGACATAGAAGATCCAGTAATATGTacttaattctttcatttatgAATAGAATTGCCGAATGATGTATCATGgaaaatcaatcaaaaaatcgtattttaaaaaattctgaGCATGTATTGTTGATATCGAAATGATATGAAGCAACATTTAGAAAAGATTTTTGATAGTCCAGTCCATAACAAGTAATATTAAGCAAATTAGTTCGTTGACAAGCTAAAAGCAGATTTCTCCATCACAACAAACACACTAACATCTATCTATAGAGAATTCATTCACCAAAACATGCAAATAGTTGTGGATTTACTATATCATGAAGATCTGAACTAAAAACCAAATCGACCAAGAAAAAACAAGCATATCTAATAAACTGAAACCAAATTTACATTCAAATCTTATAATTCAAAAACaattataagataaataaataaataaataaatttagatCGAACcttttgaag is part of the Solanum stenotomum isolate F172 chromosome 8, ASM1918654v1, whole genome shotgun sequence genome and encodes:
- the LOC125872207 gene encoding elongation factor 1-alpha, with product MGKEKIHISIVVIGHVDSGKSTTTGHLIYKLGGIDKRVIERFEKEAAEMNKRSFKYAWVLDKLKAERERGITIDIALWKFETTKYYCTVIDAPGHRDFIKNMITGTSQADCAVLIIDSTTGGFEAGISKDGQTREHALLAFTLGVKQMICCCNKMDATTPKYSKARYDEIVKEVSSYLKKVGYNPDKIPFVPISGFEGDNMIERSTNLDWYKGPTLLDALDQINEPKRPSDKPLRLPLQDVYKIGGIGTVPVGRVETGVIKPGMVVTFGPTGLTTEVKSVEMHHEALQEALPGDNVGFNVKNVAVKDLKRGFVASNSKDDPAKGAASFTAQVIIMNHPGQIGNGYAPVLDCHTSHIAVKFAEILTKIDRRSGKELEKEPKFLKNGDAGMVKMIPTKPMVVETFAEYPPLGRFAVRDMRQTVAVGVVKNVDKKDPTGAKVTKAAQKKGK